In Pseudoalteromonas xiamenensis, the following are encoded in one genomic region:
- a CDS encoding thioesterase family protein, with protein MDKKALMDKVEWIFVNQMPYNQFLGISVAVLNAERAEIVLPWKDEFIGNPTQKILHGGVISAVLDNVGGMLAAASIIDKLPDSELHTVPSKLATLGTIDIRTDFIRPGRGDSFVASAQLIRSGNKVCVCRMELHNDEGVQIAFGTATYLVG; from the coding sequence ATGGATAAAAAAGCATTAATGGATAAGGTTGAATGGATTTTTGTAAACCAAATGCCGTACAACCAATTTCTCGGTATTTCGGTTGCGGTGTTGAATGCTGAGCGGGCAGAAATCGTCTTGCCTTGGAAAGATGAATTTATTGGCAATCCAACGCAGAAAATCCTTCATGGTGGGGTTATTTCAGCCGTTTTGGATAACGTGGGCGGAATGTTAGCGGCGGCATCCATCATTGATAAACTCCCCGACTCGGAACTTCACACCGTACCAAGCAAACTGGCCACATTAGGGACGATTGATATTCGCACGGATTTTATTCGTCCAGGACGTGGTGATTCGTTTGTGGCCAGCGCACAGCTCATACGTTCGGGTAATAAAGTGTGTGTATGTCGGATGGAATTACACAATGATGAAGGTGTACAAATTGCCTTCGGTACAGCAACTTACTTAGTTGGATAG